One Calderihabitans maritimus DNA segment encodes these proteins:
- a CDS encoding TerC family protein yields the protein MDLILPVLSIIMIDLVLSGDNAVVIAMACRLLPEKDRKKAIYLGTFGAVFLRVILATVAIQLLRVSFLRLIGGLLLLVIALKLLREEKEEKEVDAASNLFQAIKIIIAADFVMSLDNVLGIAGAARGHVGLLVFGLSLSIPIVIFGSRVLLALMERFPIIIQAGAAVLAWTAGEMIVSEQFISHWVENQIPEWLVPLTAIILVLGIGQLLRQKEVRRIENSLSGDER from the coding sequence TTGGATTTAATATTACCTGTGCTTAGTATTATAATGATCGATCTAGTGTTGAGTGGTGACAATGCAGTAGTAATTGCCATGGCCTGTCGTCTTTTGCCGGAAAAGGATAGGAAAAAAGCCATTTACCTGGGAACATTTGGCGCCGTATTTTTAAGAGTTATCCTGGCTACCGTGGCCATACAGTTGTTGCGTGTGTCTTTCTTGCGGTTGATAGGAGGTTTATTGCTACTGGTTATAGCTCTCAAACTTTTAAGAGAAGAAAAAGAAGAAAAAGAAGTCGATGCGGCGAGCAATTTGTTTCAGGCTATTAAAATCATTATAGCGGCGGATTTTGTTATGAGTCTGGATAATGTTCTTGGAATTGCAGGGGCAGCCCGAGGACATGTAGGCTTGCTGGTGTTTGGTTTATCGTTGAGCATTCCCATTGTAATTTTTGGTAGCCGGGTACTTCTCGCTTTAATGGAACGCTTTCCGATAATCATCCAGGCTGGGGCTGCGGTACTGGCTTGGACGGCTGGTGAGATGATTGTATCCGAACAGTTTATAAGCCATTGGGTTGAAAATCAGATACCCGAATGGTTGGTGCCGTTAACCGCCATTATTCTGGTTCTAGGTATTGGCCAGCTTTTAAGACAAAAAGAGGTTAGGAGAATTGAGAATTCACTATCTGGTGATGAGCGGTAG
- a CDS encoding TrmH family RNA methyltransferase — protein sequence MKILTSRQNPLIKLVAALQKRKKREETGKFVIEGIRMLEEALVSSVAFDFVLYSPEVGKTSRGKKLLEEIEKKNIKSYPVEDNLFRKLCRTENPQGILAVLYQKNSNLSQIFRIRPGILLIADGVQDPGNLGTMIRTADAVSASGVVATEGTVDFYNDKVLRATMGSVFRIPLIRVATGELIKVLRPAGIKLAVAHVAAKTDYWDVNLKPPVALAVGNENSGPSKVLLQEADILVKIPLPGRAESLNAAIAAALLLYEVVRQSKEV from the coding sequence ATGAAGATTCTTACCTCCCGTCAGAATCCTTTAATAAAGCTGGTTGCCGCTTTACAAAAGCGTAAGAAACGAGAAGAAACCGGCAAATTTGTAATCGAAGGAATTCGAATGTTGGAAGAAGCGCTAGTTTCGTCTGTGGCATTTGATTTTGTGCTGTATTCCCCTGAAGTGGGGAAAACTTCACGAGGCAAAAAACTACTGGAGGAAATAGAGAAGAAAAACATTAAAAGCTATCCGGTGGAAGATAATTTGTTTAGAAAGTTATGCCGGACGGAAAATCCGCAGGGAATACTGGCTGTACTTTACCAAAAGAATTCAAATCTGTCTCAAATATTCCGAATCCGACCGGGCATTCTGCTAATAGCTGACGGGGTTCAGGATCCGGGAAATTTAGGCACCATGATACGGACGGCTGATGCAGTATCGGCAAGCGGAGTAGTGGCTACGGAAGGGACGGTTGACTTTTACAATGATAAGGTCTTACGTGCAACTATGGGGTCCGTGTTTCGCATCCCTTTGATCCGCGTTGCTACCGGAGAATTAATCAAAGTCTTACGTCCTGCAGGAATTAAGCTGGCGGTTGCGCATGTGGCGGCCAAAACTGATTACTGGGATGTGAACCTTAAGCCTCCAGTAGCTCTGGCGGTGGGGAATGAAAACAGCGGGCCTTCTAAGGTACTTTTGCAAGAGGCTGATATTTTGGTCAAAATTCCTCTACCGGGCAGAGCAGAATCGTTAAATGCTGCGATAGCGGCAGCCCTTCTTTTATATGAAGTGGTACGTCAAAGTAAAGAAGTGTAA